From a region of the Natronogracilivirga saccharolytica genome:
- a CDS encoding CBS domain-containing protein, with amino-acid sequence MRTEKTMLIREIISEHIKPLRASDTAAEALAAILESGQGVLPVVDRTTNRFIGMVSREAAEKHCGSVDSVMLIRDAEAVATAPDQNVFDTVRLMDKNDISLIPVVEHDRNYLGVVERRILFDRIIRMMNFTEYGSLITIHFKERDFTLSQMVRIIEAEGGLILGLSVESPKDSHPFYVVSIKLNLPDPGRIVAALRRHEFIVDNHSMENQEDQRYEERADELLRYLDI; translated from the coding sequence GTGCGAACGGAGAAAACCATGCTGATCCGGGAAATTATCAGTGAACATATAAAACCCCTGAGGGCATCAGATACGGCTGCTGAAGCTCTGGCTGCCATTTTGGAGAGCGGCCAGGGGGTTTTGCCTGTTGTTGACCGGACAACCAACCGCTTTATCGGCATGGTTTCCCGGGAAGCGGCAGAAAAGCACTGCGGGTCTGTCGACAGTGTAATGCTGATCAGGGATGCAGAAGCTGTTGCAACCGCGCCGGATCAGAATGTGTTTGATACTGTCCGGTTGATGGACAAAAATGATATCAGTCTTATTCCCGTCGTTGAGCATGACCGCAACTACCTCGGTGTAGTCGAAAGACGGATTCTTTTCGACCGGATTATCCGTATGATGAATTTTACCGAATACGGTTCGCTGATCACCATCCACTTCAAGGAGCGGGATTTCACTTTGTCCCAAATGGTCCGGATAATCGAAGCAGAGGGCGGACTTATACTTGGATTGAGCGTAGAATCACCCAAAGACAGCCATCCCTTCTATGTGGTTTCCATCAAGCTGAACTTGCCCGATCCCGGACGTATTGTTGCCGCTTTGCGAAGGCACGAGTTTATAGTAGATAATCACAGCATGGAAAACCAGGAAGATCAGCGCTATGAGGAACGGGCTGATGAGCTGCTCCGCTATCTCGACATCTGA
- the hflX gene encoding GTPase HflX: MNSDIQSNIESKERAVLVGIYGDTIDKRQAEEYITELELLADTAGGVTVDKILQHKPRPDVSTYIGKGKLREVRQKMKEASADLVIFDDDLSPTQARNIEKATESKVLDRSGLILDIFASRAKTSAAKTQVELAQLQYLLPRLTRYWTHLSRQKGGIGTKGPGETQIETDRRLIGRRISVLKEKLEKLDNQRKVQRKGRKDALRVALVGYTNAGKSSLMNAMTDTSVFAENRLFATLDATVRRLQIDQEEVLLSDTVGFIRKLPHNLVESFKSTLDEIREADILLHVVDVASPVKNDYIETVNKTLEELEVHKKPVILVFNKVDLLESPQDMADVKHQYPGAVMVSAYRGIGLDDISREIKKRVESNYLYRKIVLPIQNYHVVSFLHEVAEVEEESYDEDSIVITCRIHEKYSGRLDELLRKNNASGTDLQGANGENHADPGNYQ, encoded by the coding sequence TTGAACAGCGATATTCAATCCAACATAGAAAGCAAAGAACGGGCAGTACTGGTTGGTATTTACGGTGATACCATAGATAAGAGACAGGCGGAAGAATACATTACGGAACTTGAGCTTCTTGCTGACACCGCCGGAGGCGTCACCGTTGACAAAATCCTTCAGCATAAGCCGCGGCCGGATGTGAGTACCTATATCGGCAAGGGCAAGCTCAGAGAGGTCCGGCAGAAGATGAAAGAGGCATCTGCCGATCTTGTGATATTCGACGATGACCTGTCGCCAACCCAGGCCAGGAATATTGAAAAGGCAACCGAGTCCAAAGTGCTGGACCGCAGCGGCCTGATCCTTGATATTTTTGCCTCGAGGGCAAAAACGTCAGCGGCCAAAACCCAGGTTGAACTTGCGCAGCTTCAGTACCTGCTTCCGAGACTGACCCGCTACTGGACGCACCTTTCACGGCAAAAAGGCGGTATCGGCACAAAGGGACCGGGTGAGACTCAGATTGAAACCGACCGCAGGCTCATCGGCCGGCGCATTTCCGTGCTGAAAGAAAAACTTGAGAAGCTGGACAATCAGCGGAAAGTCCAGCGCAAAGGCAGAAAAGATGCGCTACGTGTTGCACTCGTCGGGTACACCAACGCCGGCAAGTCATCACTGATGAATGCCATGACCGACACCTCCGTATTTGCGGAAAACCGCCTTTTTGCGACACTCGATGCTACCGTCCGCCGGCTTCAGATTGACCAGGAAGAAGTATTGCTCTCTGATACCGTAGGATTCATCCGAAAACTGCCCCACAATCTGGTGGAAAGTTTCAAGTCGACACTGGATGAAATCAGGGAAGCCGACATTCTCCTGCATGTGGTGGACGTCGCATCTCCGGTAAAAAACGACTACATCGAAACGGTCAATAAAACACTCGAAGAACTCGAAGTCCACAAAAAGCCGGTAATTCTGGTCTTTAACAAGGTAGATCTGCTGGAATCCCCGCAGGACATGGCTGACGTCAAACATCAGTATCCGGGTGCCGTGATGGTATCTGCATACAGAGGTATCGGGCTGGATGATATTTCCCGTGAGATCAAAAAAAGAGTTGAAAGCAACTATTTATACCGAAAAATTGTCTTGCCCATACAGAACTATCACGTAGTTTCGTTTTTACATGAAGTAGCCGAGGTTGAAGAGGAGTCATATGATGAGGATTCGATCGTAATTACTTGCAGGATTCACGAGAAATACTCCGGCAGGCTCGACGAACTGCTGAGGAAAAACAATGCATCCGGTACAGATTTGCAGGGTGCGAACGGAGAAAACCATGCTGATCCGGGAAATTATCAGTGA
- a CDS encoding BatA domain-containing protein, translated as MSFLNPILFAALAAVAIPVIIHFINFRKPRKIAFSTLAFFQELQKSTIRRLNLKRYLLLALRVLGIAMLVTALARPFLPPQISGWLGASSGQQVIALLIDNGPSMMQIDEAGPYMDQAKTAAREVIEQSSDDARFLIVPSHGEVESGRIMRRAEALRYLEDLEPLNKGGYPAERMRLLQERLADQPGQSGHAYWISDARKTHLQKFKDNYNNDDPESEHSVTFIRVGDDSFQNISVASVELTDHVLGEGIPVGVAVTVKNFGDQPAYNSYLSLEIDGERMGQYDVDLEAGQEKELLFEVIPESPGTIGGKAILEGGTYTFDHKRYFSIDVPESRNVLLIGDEGEDRSRRSYLKPVLDAVSETGTRVKAETTDMRNIRDHELDNFDALILESPEQIPDYLQAELVQFVQQGRGLFFVPSEKGSMSEYNRFLSQFDAGSYSGMRGTYGRFEEVASFQPLSEGHILLDDVFQSDEDELRIDMPTIYHYLRYDRDAGTSGTSLLRSNLDEPLFVEHRFGDGMILVGTMGFSPGWSNLSIKPLYAPLVYRMILYAVAWEQGGVREHTLGRSFDRQFADIGTSVTMKLNGDEIRPETASGGQGLRVRYPAVEWSPGWLEMNLDEKKYVIAVNQDISESDFTSLSITETEEFLEESLSLAGVLDITGYSESEIRTAMADISFGREIWSLFIIIALAFMIAECIISKTYKTETGADKQA; from the coding sequence ATGAGTTTTCTGAACCCAATCTTATTTGCGGCTTTAGCGGCGGTGGCCATACCGGTCATCATCCATTTCATTAACTTCCGCAAGCCCAGGAAAATTGCATTTTCCACACTGGCTTTTTTTCAGGAGCTGCAAAAATCGACCATCCGGCGTCTGAACCTCAAACGGTACTTGCTGCTGGCCCTCCGTGTTCTTGGCATTGCCATGCTGGTCACCGCTTTGGCCAGGCCGTTCCTTCCGCCGCAAATATCGGGCTGGCTGGGCGCCTCTTCCGGGCAGCAGGTCATCGCACTGCTCATCGACAACGGACCCAGCATGATGCAGATCGATGAAGCGGGCCCTTACATGGATCAGGCGAAAACGGCAGCCCGTGAGGTCATCGAACAGTCATCCGATGACGCGCGGTTTCTCATAGTGCCCAGCCACGGTGAAGTGGAATCCGGCAGGATCATGCGCCGGGCCGAGGCGCTCAGATATCTGGAAGATCTTGAACCCCTGAACAAGGGCGGTTATCCCGCTGAGCGGATGCGTCTGCTTCAGGAACGGCTTGCTGACCAGCCCGGCCAAAGCGGGCATGCCTACTGGATTTCCGATGCACGAAAAACACATCTCCAAAAATTCAAAGACAACTACAACAACGACGATCCCGAAAGTGAACATTCCGTCACGTTTATCCGCGTGGGTGATGATTCGTTTCAGAATATTTCGGTTGCATCGGTGGAGCTGACGGACCATGTACTCGGCGAAGGTATCCCCGTGGGAGTTGCCGTTACTGTGAAAAACTTCGGGGATCAGCCGGCATACAACTCCTACCTGAGTCTCGAAATTGACGGTGAACGAATGGGGCAGTACGATGTGGATCTCGAGGCCGGCCAGGAAAAAGAGCTTCTGTTCGAAGTCATTCCCGAATCACCGGGCACCATCGGGGGCAAAGCCATACTCGAAGGCGGAACATATACCTTCGACCACAAGCGCTATTTTTCCATCGATGTCCCGGAAAGCCGCAATGTGCTGCTGATCGGAGATGAAGGCGAAGACCGTTCCCGCCGTTCTTATCTCAAACCCGTTCTTGACGCAGTATCGGAGACGGGAACCCGGGTAAAGGCCGAAACTACCGACATGCGGAACATCCGTGATCATGAGCTGGACAACTTCGATGCGCTTATACTTGAAAGTCCGGAGCAGATACCCGACTATCTGCAGGCCGAACTGGTGCAGTTTGTCCAGCAGGGACGCGGCCTGTTCTTCGTTCCGTCCGAAAAGGGAAGCATGTCAGAATACAATCGCTTCCTGAGTCAGTTTGATGCCGGTTCCTATTCAGGCATGAGAGGCACTTACGGCCGGTTTGAAGAAGTAGCTTCGTTCCAGCCCCTGTCAGAAGGACATATTCTGCTGGATGATGTATTCCAGTCCGACGAGGATGAGTTGCGAATTGATATGCCGACCATCTATCACTATCTGCGCTATGACAGGGATGCCGGAACTTCCGGCACATCGCTGCTGCGATCCAATCTGGATGAGCCGCTTTTTGTAGAACACCGTTTTGGAGACGGCATGATTCTGGTCGGCACGATGGGATTTTCGCCGGGCTGGTCAAACCTGAGCATCAAGCCGCTGTATGCCCCGCTGGTCTACCGCATGATACTGTATGCGGTTGCATGGGAACAGGGTGGTGTTCGCGAGCATACACTGGGCAGGTCATTTGACAGACAGTTTGCCGATATCGGAACCAGTGTAACCATGAAACTGAACGGAGACGAGATACGTCCGGAAACGGCATCAGGCGGACAGGGGCTCAGAGTCCGGTACCCGGCTGTTGAATGGTCGCCGGGTTGGCTGGAGATGAATCTGGATGAAAAAAAATATGTCATCGCGGTGAATCAGGATATATCGGAATCGGACTTTACGTCGTTATCCATAACAGAAACCGAAGAATTTCTCGAAGAGAGCCTGTCGCTGGCCGGAGTACTCGATATCACAGGTTACAGTGAGTCGGAAATTCGCACAGCAATGGCTGATATCAGTTTCGGACGAGAAATATGGAGTTTGTTTATAATTATTGCGCTTGCTTTTATGATTGCAGAATGCATTATTTCAAAGACATACAAAACGGAAACCGGTGCTGATAAACAGGCTTGA
- a CDS encoding TIGR01777 family oxidoreductase has protein sequence MKFYITGGTGFIGSRLCQMLVEDGHHIKAASRNPGKHSGSGNEKLQFVPVQDDPSDHLSETDVVINLAGENIFGKRWTKSVKKRIYESRIRTTSALVSGMEKADKKPHLFISASGVDYYNDQGDDVITEDSESGDGFLADVCREWEAESARAADFGVRVVNPRFGVVLGKGGGALATMLPVFKSFIGGSLGSGKQFFPWVHISDLCRSLLFVVKNEEISGPVNITAPEPVTMDTFTSVLGEVLSRPSVFRVPGFALQAAFGEAAEMLTASHRVVPEKLQKHGFDFDFSTLKPALVDLLLKN, from the coding sequence ATGAAATTCTACATTACCGGTGGAACCGGATTTATCGGATCCCGTCTGTGCCAGATGCTGGTTGAAGACGGCCACCATATAAAGGCAGCCAGCAGAAATCCCGGAAAACATTCCGGCAGCGGGAATGAAAAGCTGCAGTTTGTGCCTGTGCAGGATGACCCGTCAGATCATCTTTCCGAAACAGATGTCGTTATCAATCTGGCCGGAGAGAATATATTTGGAAAACGCTGGACTAAGAGCGTTAAAAAGAGGATTTATGAGAGCCGGATCCGCACGACCAGTGCACTGGTATCCGGAATGGAGAAAGCGGACAAAAAGCCGCATCTGTTCATTTCCGCATCCGGAGTGGACTATTACAACGATCAGGGAGATGATGTAATTACGGAAGACTCTGAGTCCGGTGATGGTTTTCTGGCTGACGTATGCCGGGAATGGGAGGCGGAATCTGCCAGGGCGGCAGATTTCGGGGTACGTGTTGTCAACCCGCGGTTTGGTGTGGTTCTGGGAAAGGGTGGCGGTGCGCTGGCGACAATGCTGCCTGTTTTCAAGTCGTTTATCGGCGGTTCCCTGGGATCAGGAAAACAGTTTTTCCCCTGGGTGCATATCAGTGATTTGTGCAGAAGCCTGCTGTTTGTGGTGAAAAACGAAGAAATTTCGGGACCTGTAAATATCACGGCTCCCGAACCGGTGACCATGGATACGTTTACCTCGGTACTCGGGGAAGTGCTTTCGAGACCGTCGGTGTTCAGGGTTCCCGGTTTTGCACTGCAGGCGGCATTTGGCGAGGCGGCAGAAATGCTTACCGCCAGTCACAGAGTAGTGCCCGAAAAGCTGCAGAAACACGGCTTTGATTTTGATTTTTCAACACTGAAACCTGCGTTGGTGGATCTTCTGCTGAAGAATTGA
- a CDS encoding phosphatidate cytidylyltransferase: MSELTKRIVTALVAAPVFLYLTWLGGYYFLIILLLISGIIQLEIIRMIEKQEMKVLTPLALLLGVPILLFVLFPATAWLFFLALLLLTFLIETFSHQVNGWKRLVTTVMVAVVVPAFFSGLLLLRNYQDDSTGFILTLTLLLMVWSNDVFAYAGGKTMGKHPLAPSISPAKTIEGFVWGFVGSLLAVSLCKAFISGFPLSWGAAAGFAAVTGFFGPAGDLAESKLKRASGIKDSSGLMPGHGGFYDRFDAVMFSAPAAVIYLGILDFFGLF; this comes from the coding sequence GTGTCTGAATTAACAAAGCGCATAGTTACCGCTCTGGTGGCGGCACCGGTTTTTTTGTACCTGACCTGGCTTGGCGGATACTATTTCCTGATTATTCTGCTGTTGATATCCGGAATCATTCAGCTCGAAATCATACGGATGATCGAAAAGCAGGAGATGAAAGTGCTTACCCCGCTGGCCCTGCTGCTCGGCGTACCGATCCTGCTGTTTGTGCTGTTTCCCGCAACTGCATGGTTGTTTTTCCTGGCGCTGCTGCTTCTGACCTTCCTCATTGAAACATTCAGCCATCAGGTCAATGGCTGGAAACGTCTGGTAACCACTGTCATGGTCGCTGTCGTGGTTCCCGCTTTTTTTTCCGGACTCTTATTGCTGCGGAACTACCAGGATGACAGCACCGGATTTATTCTTACCCTTACCCTGCTGCTCATGGTATGGTCAAACGATGTTTTTGCTTATGCCGGAGGTAAAACGATGGGAAAGCATCCGCTGGCACCGTCCATCAGTCCGGCCAAAACGATAGAAGGTTTTGTCTGGGGGTTCGTCGGCAGTCTCCTGGCTGTATCTCTATGCAAGGCATTTATTTCCGGATTTCCTCTCAGCTGGGGGGCAGCTGCAGGTTTTGCCGCAGTAACAGGATTCTTTGGTCCTGCCGGTGACCTTGCCGAAAGCAAGCTTAAAAGAGCTTCCGGCATCAAGGATTCATCCGGACTCATGCCCGGTCATGGCGGGTTTTATGACCGTTTTGATGCTGTTATGTTTTCCGCCCCGGCCGCTGTGATCTATCTTGGTATTCTTGATTTCTTTGGCTTGTTCTAA
- a CDS encoding putative signal transducing protein yields the protein MFNEKLSPDKIDDWKCIYETSMESEARLVQAYLQDQGLTCQVLSKKDSAYNVNFGDLSAIFLYVPSEEVSDAEKALKEWKDGTIDFEDPENQGSDHDSDDPQTDDT from the coding sequence ATGTTCAATGAAAAATTGTCGCCCGATAAAATTGATGACTGGAAATGCATTTATGAGACCAGTATGGAAAGTGAAGCCCGGCTGGTCCAGGCTTATCTTCAGGATCAGGGACTGACATGTCAGGTTCTGTCCAAAAAAGACAGTGCCTATAATGTGAATTTTGGCGACCTGTCTGCCATTTTCCTTTATGTTCCCAGTGAGGAGGTTTCGGATGCCGAAAAAGCACTAAAAGAGTGGAAAGACGGGACAATTGATTTTGAAGATCCGGAAAACCAGGGATCAGATCATGATTCTGATGATCCGCAAACCGATGACACGTAA
- a CDS encoding CPBP family intramembrane glutamic endopeptidase yields MQHDENNSGLNNSGMNSSGSQQHNPDSGGQGESGSGPGFTSPSGYLHQQSWAERNGFPPWLLALVWVVLGFVLFQLAGNTMAAIYLITAADDAVTAFDVELLMEHIDVLFITNSISQILFLGLMTWLITGLVTTGKRSAFLRFRTDDKTLPVVLLTVVLVIVMQPVIWLFSWLNAQIPMWDGYMAMEETQMEMIKGFLTADHVTLIALFHVGLVPSICEEILFRGYAQRLMEKSWGIWAAIIVGGVLFGLFHIRLTQLIPLTLIGMLLAWLVWRSDSIYPAITGHFVNNGGSVLVASLYSDYALEQMTATELPPVWLLLVSAGVTIMVIRYIHHITERE; encoded by the coding sequence ATGCAGCATGATGAGAACAATTCCGGCTTGAACAACTCCGGAATGAACAGTTCCGGAAGTCAGCAGCACAACCCTGATTCCGGGGGACAAGGTGAATCCGGCTCCGGACCCGGATTTACTTCGCCCTCCGGCTACCTTCACCAGCAAAGCTGGGCAGAACGAAACGGGTTTCCGCCCTGGCTGCTTGCCCTGGTCTGGGTAGTACTCGGATTTGTACTGTTCCAGCTGGCCGGTAACACCATGGCGGCCATTTATCTCATTACTGCTGCCGATGATGCGGTAACAGCGTTCGATGTGGAATTACTGATGGAACACATCGATGTGCTCTTTATCACAAACTCAATCAGCCAGATTCTTTTTCTGGGTCTTATGACCTGGCTGATCACCGGTCTGGTAACCACCGGAAAACGATCGGCCTTTCTTCGTTTCCGGACCGATGACAAAACATTGCCGGTCGTATTGCTGACCGTGGTTCTGGTGATTGTCATGCAGCCCGTGATATGGCTGTTTTCCTGGCTCAATGCCCAGATACCGATGTGGGACGGTTACATGGCTATGGAGGAGACTCAGATGGAGATGATCAAGGGTTTCCTGACAGCCGATCACGTCACCCTGATCGCCCTGTTTCATGTGGGCCTGGTTCCGTCCATATGCGAGGAAATTCTGTTCCGGGGGTATGCACAGCGACTCATGGAAAAGTCATGGGGCATCTGGGCGGCTATCATAGTCGGAGGGGTGTTATTCGGGCTGTTCCACATCCGTCTGACCCAGCTGATACCGCTCACTTTGATAGGCATGCTTCTGGCGTGGCTGGTATGGAGATCCGACAGCATCTACCCGGCCATTACCGGACATTTTGTCAACAATGGCGGCAGTGTGCTGGTTGCATCTCTTTATTCTGATTATGCCCTGGAACAGATGACGGCAACCGAACTTCCGCCCGTCTGGTTATTGTTGGTTAGTGCAGGAGTCACTATTATGGTAATACGATACATCCATCACATAACCGAACGGGAGTAG
- a CDS encoding DUF4199 domain-containing protein codes for MEPVEKKSYWNAAGMAGVIFGFIVFLVATIGSYATIHSEPTGTFFSGTIVASVIGCLIGAFGGVLAVKLYINEYGPELKIGTGAVIGLVTGIFITLVYQVFSMIWPVIDSSYIENLQSAMIANIEMMDALPAATRDEMIDAMYADMQNYYSAGTIIQNLFFGVLTYGLLNLLSGLLAAKFMGKPPQEEAI; via the coding sequence ATGGAACCTGTAGAAAAGAAAAGTTACTGGAATGCCGCAGGAATGGCCGGAGTCATATTCGGCTTTATTGTATTTCTTGTGGCTACCATCGGAAGTTATGCGACCATACATTCTGAGCCCACCGGAACCTTTTTCAGCGGCACCATAGTCGCATCTGTCATTGGCTGCCTGATAGGCGCTTTCGGTGGCGTGCTCGCCGTAAAACTGTACATCAATGAATACGGTCCGGAACTGAAAATCGGAACCGGAGCCGTAATCGGTCTGGTCACCGGCATTTTTATCACTCTGGTTTATCAGGTTTTTTCGATGATATGGCCGGTAATAGACAGCTCGTACATTGAAAATCTGCAGTCTGCCATGATCGCAAATATTGAGATGATGGATGCATTGCCGGCGGCGACAAGGGATGAGATGATTGATGCCATGTATGCAGATATGCAGAACTACTATTCTGCGGGCACCATAATTCAGAATTTGTTTTTCGGCGTTCTGACCTATGGTCTGCTCAATCTGCTGAGTGGTCTGCTTGCCGCCAAGTTCATGGGTAAACCCCCGCAGGAAGAAGCAATCTGA
- a CDS encoding DUF2085 domain-containing protein has translation MHNGASDVLKLHPVLLVVVLSAALFFAASAWSPPLIYEDIAGWAGSWQKKLFSFVCHQQIDRSFHIGGVPLAVCSRCTGIYSGLLSGLMIFSVIYASVNYWKHYITGIFLIGSLAAVVDGSANILELWSTADSYRSVIGAVWGFSAGGLLVFAIIIPREKK, from the coding sequence ATGCATAATGGTGCGTCTGATGTGCTGAAGCTTCATCCCGTGCTGCTGGTTGTCGTACTATCAGCCGCCCTTTTTTTTGCTGCATCGGCCTGGAGTCCGCCGTTAATCTATGAGGATATTGCCGGATGGGCCGGAAGCTGGCAAAAAAAGCTGTTTTCGTTTGTTTGTCATCAGCAGATCGACAGATCATTTCACATTGGAGGAGTGCCGCTTGCCGTTTGCAGCCGGTGCACCGGAATCTATTCCGGTTTGCTTTCAGGTTTGATGATTTTCTCAGTGATTTATGCTTCAGTGAATTACTGGAAACATTATATTACCGGAATATTTCTGATCGGATCGCTGGCTGCTGTTGTTGACGGATCAGCAAACATACTGGAGCTTTGGAGTACTGCTGATAGTTATCGTTCCGTCATCGGAGCGGTCTGGGGATTTTCAGCAGGAGGCCTGTTAGTATTTGCAATCATAATACCCCGGGAAAAAAAATGA
- the nadC gene encoding carboxylating nicotinate-nucleotide diphosphorylase, whose translation MQEWPEHVDRIVTLALEEDIGRGDITTDAIFSGDETGSAVLVAKENGVLAGLDLVDFIIGKLDKDITFHTGRNDGDIVAGGSVIATLEGPMAPMLSAERTILNFFQRMCGIATRTRKYVRALSSTKTKILDTRKTAPGHRYLDKLAVRAGGGENHRMRLDDRFLIKENHIRMAGSIAAAVSRCRAYRSKHNTEAPLEIEVTSLAELDKLLAAEPVEYVMLDNMLLEEMREAVRRINGRILTEVSGNVTLDRVPEIAGAGVDFISSGELTHSVRAMDISMLVRERSGG comes from the coding sequence ATGCAGGAATGGCCTGAACATGTTGACCGAATTGTAACACTGGCTCTTGAAGAGGATATCGGCAGGGGAGATATCACAACAGATGCCATATTTTCCGGAGATGAAACCGGGTCGGCCGTACTGGTGGCCAAGGAAAATGGCGTACTTGCTGGTCTGGATCTTGTAGACTTTATCATCGGGAAGCTGGATAAGGACATTACATTCCATACCGGCAGAAACGACGGTGATATTGTGGCCGGCGGAAGTGTGATAGCCACTCTGGAAGGCCCCATGGCGCCCATGCTGAGTGCGGAACGGACCATTCTCAATTTTTTCCAGCGTATGTGCGGCATAGCAACGCGCACCAGGAAGTATGTACGGGCCCTGTCATCAACAAAAACAAAAATCCTCGATACGCGCAAAACAGCGCCGGGCCACCGGTATCTGGATAAACTCGCTGTCCGGGCGGGTGGAGGTGAAAATCACAGGATGAGGCTGGATGACCGGTTTCTGATCAAGGAAAACCATATCCGCATGGCCGGCAGTATTGCTGCGGCTGTAAGCAGATGCAGGGCCTACCGGAGCAAACATAACACGGAAGCACCGCTGGAAATCGAAGTTACCAGTCTTGCCGAGCTCGATAAACTGCTGGCAGCAGAGCCGGTGGAGTATGTCATGCTGGATAATATGCTGCTTGAGGAAATGCGGGAAGCGGTAAGGCGGATCAACGGCAGGATTTTGACCGAAGTCTCTGGTAATGTGACACTGGATAGAGTTCCGGAAATAGCCGGGGCGGGTGTTGACTTTATATCCTCGGGAGAGCTGACCCATTCGGTCCGGGCAATGGATATTTCCATGCTGGTACGTGAACGTTCCGGCGGCTGA
- a CDS encoding acyl-CoA thioesterase has translation MLPDKDPLVTYEMQLRSRYSETDKMGVVYHSRYLEYFEVIRTEFIREAGLSYAEMEERGVMLPVANVEIRFRRPILYDELMNGRLMVFDEPAVRLVTYYDIRPAGSHQSSVTGKVELVFVDAATRRPVRAPEFFKKKMQSYAGMA, from the coding sequence ATGCTGCCTGACAAAGATCCTCTTGTAACATATGAAATGCAGCTCAGAAGCCGGTACAGCGAAACCGACAAAATGGGGGTGGTTTATCACAGCCGGTACCTCGAGTATTTTGAGGTCATCCGGACCGAATTCATACGCGAAGCAGGTCTTTCATATGCTGAAATGGAAGAAAGAGGGGTAATGCTCCCCGTTGCTAATGTGGAAATCCGTTTCAGGCGACCCATTTTGTATGATGAGCTGATGAACGGCCGTTTGATGGTCTTTGATGAACCTGCGGTTCGCCTTGTGACGTATTACGATATCCGTCCCGCCGGTTCGCATCAGTCCAGTGTGACGGGAAAGGTCGAGCTTGTATTCGTGGATGCTGCCACCCGGAGGCCCGTTCGAGCCCCGGAATTTTTCAAAAAAAAAATGCAGAGCTATGCAGGAATGGCCTGA